Proteins from one Chelonia mydas isolate rCheMyd1 chromosome 14, rCheMyd1.pri.v2, whole genome shotgun sequence genomic window:
- the LOC119567608 gene encoding neural proliferation differentiation and control protein 1 isoform X1 encodes MRTLRWLAALAALLGLGLAPGAGGEAGPAATCPPRIRLNCLLQRRKGCGPGGIRSCGPCIRPYHEDPGGNCVLEAPHRNDDGAKADSGRSDLATLIRSLVAKKQKGSRTPGTETPQHAGSMGIEPQVPSVTETPPTSPPPPTTPPSAKMPGSSPPRPEEDLNSGPPDSRLNEAVSLLLVLMCSVTGVSGLLVAALCWYRLQREVRLAQKMAYTAYRGNHYRYHQPRMYMDARLAQSCQVHQYQRQKKILTNEENPPKPVQQLSTESETENGDFTVYECPGLAPSGEMEIHNPLFNTASARQRCPP; translated from the exons ATGCGGACCCTGCGCTGGCTGGCGGCCCTGGCTGctctcctggggctggggctggccccgGGGGCCGGTGGGGAGGCAG GCCCGGCTGCGACGTGCCCGCCGAGGATCCGGCTGAATTGCCTCCTACAGCGGCGTAAGGGCTGCGGCCCCGGGGGGATCCGGAGCTGTGGCCCCTGCATCCGCCCCTACCATGAGGACCCCGGTGGGAACTGCGTCCTCGAGGCGCCGCATAGGAAcg ACGACGGAGCCAAGGCCGACTCGGGACGCAGCGACCTGGCCACCCTCATCCGCTCCCTGGTGGCCAAAAAACAGAAGGGATCCAGGACCCCTGGGACCGAGACCCCCCAGCACG CTGGCTCCATGGGGATTGAGCCCCAGGTTCCTTCGGTCACCGAGACCCCCCCtacatctccccctccccccaccactccccccTCCGCCAAGATGCCCGGCTCCAGCCCCCCCCGGCCGGAGGAAGACCTGAACTCGGGTCCCCCGGATTCCCGGCTCAATGAGGCCGTGTCTCTGC tgCTGGTGTTGATGTGCTCGGTGACCGGGGTCTCAGGGCTGCTGGTGGCTGCCCTCTGCTGGTACAG GTTGCAGAGGGAGGTGCGGCTGGCCCAGAAGATGGCATATACGGCGTATCGGGGGAATCATTATCGATACCACCAGCCCAGAATG TACATGGACGCCCGGCTGGCCCAGTCCTGCCAGGTGCACCAGTACCAGCGCCAGAAAAAGATCCTGACCAATGAGGA GAACCCCCCAAAGCCCGTCCAGCAGCTCTCGACGGAGTCGGAGACTGAGAACGGGGACTTCACGGTGTACGAATGTCCCGGACTGGCACCg AGTGGGGAGATGGAAATCCACAACCCACTCTTCAATACGGCGTCCGCCCGGCAGCGCTGCCCCCCCTaa
- the LOC119567608 gene encoding neural proliferation differentiation and control protein 1 isoform X2 yields the protein MRTLRWLAALAALLGLGLAPGAGGEAGPAATCPPRIRLNCLLQRRKGCGPGGIRSCGPCIRPYHEDPGGNCVLEAPHRNDDGAKADSGRSDLATLIRSLVAKKQKGSRTPGTETPQHAGSMGIEPQVPSVTETPPTSPPPPTTPPSAKMPGSSPPRPEEDLNSGPPDSRLNEAVSLLLVLMCSVTGVSGLLVAALCWYRNPPKPVQQLSTESETENGDFTVYECPGLAPSGEMEIHNPLFNTASARQRCPP from the exons ATGCGGACCCTGCGCTGGCTGGCGGCCCTGGCTGctctcctggggctggggctggccccgGGGGCCGGTGGGGAGGCAG GCCCGGCTGCGACGTGCCCGCCGAGGATCCGGCTGAATTGCCTCCTACAGCGGCGTAAGGGCTGCGGCCCCGGGGGGATCCGGAGCTGTGGCCCCTGCATCCGCCCCTACCATGAGGACCCCGGTGGGAACTGCGTCCTCGAGGCGCCGCATAGGAAcg ACGACGGAGCCAAGGCCGACTCGGGACGCAGCGACCTGGCCACCCTCATCCGCTCCCTGGTGGCCAAAAAACAGAAGGGATCCAGGACCCCTGGGACCGAGACCCCCCAGCACG CTGGCTCCATGGGGATTGAGCCCCAGGTTCCTTCGGTCACCGAGACCCCCCCtacatctccccctccccccaccactccccccTCCGCCAAGATGCCCGGCTCCAGCCCCCCCCGGCCGGAGGAAGACCTGAACTCGGGTCCCCCGGATTCCCGGCTCAATGAGGCCGTGTCTCTGC tgCTGGTGTTGATGTGCTCGGTGACCGGGGTCTCAGGGCTGCTGGTGGCTGCCCTCTGCTGGTACAG GAACCCCCCAAAGCCCGTCCAGCAGCTCTCGACGGAGTCGGAGACTGAGAACGGGGACTTCACGGTGTACGAATGTCCCGGACTGGCACCg AGTGGGGAGATGGAAATCCACAACCCACTCTTCAATACGGCGTCCGCCCGGCAGCGCTGCCCCCCCTaa